From Kribbella amoyensis:
TCTCCGGCGTGTCCCCGACCAGGACCGACGGGTTGTCCGCGGGTGCGGTCAACCCGAGCGCCTGCCCCCAGAACTCGGTCATCGCGCTCAGACAGTTGACGTCGACACACAAGTCCTTGAACCTCGCCACGGCCATCCCAGCAGCCTATTCCCCACCACCCCACCCCACCCGCCCGCACCCCGCCCACCCCGGCGCCCCCGCACCCCGCCCCCGGGATGCGTTTGCTGGGTTAACCCATCAGGTGCAGGGTTGGCCCACCGCATTTCGATGGGCCAACCCTGCACCTCGTGGGTTAACCCAGCAGATGCGGCCGGGGCGCCCGGGCAGCAGCCGGGCGGGGCAGTGGGTGGGCGGGGCGGTCAGGTTCGGTTGCGGTGGTAGTGCCGGTTGACGCGTTCGCGGTTGCCGCAGGTGGGTGAGCACCAGGTCTGCCGGGGATCTTCCTGCAGGAAGTACTTGACGCAGCGTGCCGCCGGACAGGCGCGCAGGCGAGCGCGGTCCGGCCCGGTCAGGAAGTCGATCGCGGATCGCCCGATCGCGCCCAGCAGCAGGTCGGCCGCGGGCTTGCCGGACCCCGCCCAGCGGACCACCGGTTCACCGTCGTCCGGCCAGTCGAGCCGCCGGCTGCCGAGGACAGCGGCCGCCTTGTTGAGCCGCGCCACCGCGATCGCCGGATCGAGCAGCCGGGTCGCGTCCGCGCGGCTGGGCGGTGCCGGGCTCACCGCACGGGCGAACAGCGAGCGCACCGCCCGCCGTACCTCGCGCACCCGTGGCCCGATCTCCTCCGGATCCACCGAGCCTGGTGCGAACGGCTGCCCGATCACCTCGGCCACGCCGGCCGCGTTCCGCTCGATCCAGGTGGCGACACCGGTTGCGGACTCCAGCTCGTCCAGGACGCCGCCCCGGCCGTCGTGCCGGATCGTCGCCGCCACCTCGAAAGCCACTGCTGCCATACCGGTCATCCTAATGGGAATCCCGCTTGCTGCCATCAGTCGCCGTCTCTAGGATCTAACGCGATCAGCTTGATCTACCGTTAAGGAGTGCCTGTGAATCCCCGTCCGAGCGTCGCAGCAGCCGTCGAACGCCTCACCGCGGTCATCGCACCGGTGGACGAGGAGGCCGCCCGGGCCGCGTCCGGCCTGCCCGGGTGGTCGCGCGCCCACGTGATGGCGCACCTCGCCAACTTCAGCCTCGCGATGACCCGGCAGGTCGACGAGGCCCGGGCCGGCCGGCTGGTGGAGATGTACGACGGCGGCCGCCCCGCGCGGTCCGCCGCGATCGAGGCCGACTCGGCGAGGCCGGCCGAGGAGCTCAAGGACCGGGTGAACGCCGCGACCGCGGACCTGCTCGCGGCGTGGGCGCAGGTGGACGACTGGAGCCGCCCGGTGAGCCACCGCAACGGCGATCTGGCCTCGACGGTCTTCACCGCCTGGCGGGAGTTCGAGGTGCACACCGTCGACCTGGCGCTCGCTGCGACCAGCGACGACTGGAGTCCGGAGTTCTGCCTGCACCTGCTCGACTTCCTGCGGCCGCGGACACCCGAGGGGATCCGGTTGCGGCTGGAGGCCGAGGACGTGGTCTGGGAAGAAGGCGGCGGCCAGGTCCGAGTCGTCAAGGGCAGACTCACGGACCTGACCGCCTGGATGGCCGGACGACAGCCGGTCAGCTCCCTGGTGGGTGAGCTGCCCGAGCTGTCGCCCTGGCCATGACCGGGGCCGCGCCTACTCGACCGTGAAGTCGTCCGGCTGGATCCAGGTGTCCGTGCCGGGCCCGTTGAAGCCGGCGAACACCGTCACGTCGTGCACCCCGGCCGGGATCGTCACGGCCACCTCGTGCTGGACGTACCCCGTGCTCGCGCCGAACGTCTTCTCGCCGAGGACGGTCGACCCGTCGGCGCCGAGCCGGACTCCGAACCGGCCCTGACCGGCGGGCAATCCGGCCGACGCGTTGATCCAGGACCCGAAGGTGTACCGGGTGCCCGGGACCACCGGGACCTTCTGGGTCAGCGCGCTCCAGCCGGTCCCCGAGGTACGGATCCAGCCGTTGTTCGCGCCGGAGTGGGCGAAGCCGAGACCGCGGTCGACACCGCTGGCCGCGGGACCCTCGGAGACCCAGGCCGGCTTGCCGCTGCCGAACGCCTCGAACCCGCCGTCGGCCAGCTGCGCCACGTACTTGACCGCCAGCTCCGAGACCGAGGTGTAGCTCCTGGTCCCACCGGGCAATCCGATCACCCGGATCCCGTCCGTCTCGACCGCCGGGAAGGTCAGCGTGTACGTCTTGTTCGCGCCGGCCGAGGCGTCACCCGGGTACGCCGGGGACACCGACTGTGCGCCTACCTCGGTCCACGCGCCGTCCACCTTCACCTGGACCCTCGGCCGCCCGGTGAAGTACCCGCCTTCCGCGGACACCGCGCCCGAGGTGAAGTCGACCCGGTTGATCTTCTGCCGGGACGGCCACTCGTAACCCCACCACGACGCACCCTTCACCTCGTCGTCGAAGTCGGTCTCGCTCCCGGTCGTCGCACCGTCGTTCAGCAACGCGAGGCTGCCGGACTTCGAGGACTTCGAGATCGCCACCGCACCGCTCGACGGCGCCGCCAGGTTGTCCACCGACGGCAGGTTGTCCGCCGCGCCCGGGACCGACGGGGTGAGCACCAGCTTGCGCAGGTTGAAGTTGTAGACCGAGGTCCCGATCCCACCGCCCCCACACGGACAGACGTTCGCCTGCAGGTACATCGTCCTGCCGTCCGGCTGGACGAACTTGGACGGGATCGTCACGCCGTACCCGCCGTACTTCGAGGTCGACCACGGGTAGCCGCCGAAGTCACGACTGAGGAAGTGCTTCCACGGACCCCACGGGCTCGGCGCCTCGTAGAACTCGAACGT
This genomic window contains:
- a CDS encoding ABATE domain-containing protein, producing the protein MAAVAFEVAATIRHDGRGGVLDELESATGVATWIERNAAGVAEVIGQPFAPGSVDPEEIGPRVREVRRAVRSLFARAVSPAPPSRADATRLLDPAIAVARLNKAAAVLGSRRLDWPDDGEPVVRWAGSGKPAADLLLGAIGRSAIDFLTGPDRARLRACPAARCVKYFLQEDPRQTWCSPTCGNRERVNRHYHRNRT
- a CDS encoding maleylpyruvate isomerase family mycothiol-dependent enzyme yields the protein MNPRPSVAAAVERLTAVIAPVDEEAARAASGLPGWSRAHVMAHLANFSLAMTRQVDEARAGRLVEMYDGGRPARSAAIEADSARPAEELKDRVNAATADLLAAWAQVDDWSRPVSHRNGDLASTVFTAWREFEVHTVDLALAATSDDWSPEFCLHLLDFLRPRTPEGIRLRLEAEDVVWEEGGGQVRVVKGRLTDLTAWMAGRQPVSSLVGELPELSPWP
- a CDS encoding DUF4185 domain-containing protein, which codes for MKTGALLAVLPLVFGSAAVLTDSSSSGTAAPAAGPSTYVGTSTVETKGTPSASDGDLWPSCWAGNGDLYSANGDGKGFSLDGEFADIAVNEIKGQPGSLSGKTIAKGDQVGPIWSGGGYNRKPTGMVCVGDTMYLAVQDLALDFNDVPAATILKSTDHGRTWTWDKSKPMFGDHVFTTIWFADFGKGGAAAPDGYVYAYGLDGNWRDSFDDTVADPQSVFLARVPKQKVQDRGSWEFFAGSNDKGRPEWSRKVADRKPVLTDERRLYAQTYGTNASNLSVISQGGVTYLPQQKRYVYTSWTEYTFEFYEAPSPWGPWKHFLSRDFGGYPWSTSKYGGYGVTIPSKFVQPDGRTMYLQANVCPCGGGGIGTSVYNFNLRKLVLTPSVPGAADNLPSVDNLAAPSSGAVAISKSSKSGSLALLNDGATTGSETDFDDEVKGASWWGYEWPSRQKINRVDFTSGAVSAEGGYFTGRPRVQVKVDGAWTEVGAQSVSPAYPGDASAGANKTYTLTFPAVETDGIRVIGLPGGTRSYTSVSELAVKYVAQLADGGFEAFGSGKPAWVSEGPAASGVDRGLGFAHSGANNGWIRTSGTGWSALTQKVPVVPGTRYTFGSWINASAGLPAGQGRFGVRLGADGSTVLGEKTFGASTGYVQHEVAVTIPAGVHDVTVFAGFNGPGTDTWIQPDDFTVE